A genomic segment from Bradyrhizobium diazoefficiens USDA 110 encodes:
- a CDS encoding Asp-tRNA(Asn)/Glu-tRNA(Gln) amidotransferase GatCAB subunit A: protein MSTEPALMTLTEVARAIAMKQVSSHEVTRALLHRIAQWQPHLNAFMSIEAEAALKAAEAADAELAKGEVRGPLHGVPLAHKDMYYDAGKVSTCGSLIRRDFVATTTSTALQRLKDAGQVRLGTLHLAEFAYGPTGHNAHYGPVRNPWNVAHITGGSSSGSGSAVAARLTFAALGSDTGGSIRMPAHFCGVTGLKTTWSRVSRAGAMPLSQSLDTVGPLARTAEDCALLLALMAGPDPEDSTASHEPLSDYVGATKGSLKGLKIGVPASFYVDDLDSEVARVLDETIAVLKREGADIVKVELPDQRQLSSASQLVLAAEAAAFHKRWMIERPQDYGPQVLMRLQNGLAVPAITYLEAMRWRGPALAAHNAATAGVDAIIAPASPVPAPTIEESDVGGGPNAPAMVQRLTLFTRPVNFLGLPSLTVPSGFTKSGLPVGMQLIGRSFDEATLLTIGAAFQRVTDYHDRVPKLPS from the coding sequence ATGAGCACCGAACCGGCATTGATGACGCTCACCGAGGTCGCGCGTGCGATCGCGATGAAGCAGGTGTCCTCGCATGAGGTGACGCGCGCGCTGCTGCACCGCATCGCGCAGTGGCAGCCGCATCTCAACGCCTTCATGTCGATCGAGGCGGAGGCGGCGCTGAAAGCAGCCGAGGCCGCCGATGCCGAGCTGGCCAAGGGCGAAGTGCGCGGTCCGCTGCATGGCGTGCCGCTCGCGCACAAGGACATGTATTACGATGCCGGCAAGGTCTCGACCTGCGGCTCGCTGATCCGCCGCGATTTCGTCGCGACGACGACCTCCACCGCCTTGCAGCGGCTGAAGGATGCGGGCCAGGTCCGGCTCGGCACGCTGCATCTCGCCGAATTCGCCTATGGACCGACCGGCCACAACGCCCATTACGGTCCGGTGCGCAATCCCTGGAACGTCGCGCATATCACCGGCGGCTCGTCGTCGGGCTCCGGCTCGGCGGTGGCCGCGCGGCTGACCTTTGCGGCGCTGGGCTCCGATACCGGCGGTTCAATCCGCATGCCCGCACATTTCTGCGGCGTCACCGGCCTCAAGACCACCTGGAGCCGCGTCAGCCGCGCCGGCGCGATGCCGCTGTCGCAATCGCTCGACACGGTCGGGCCGCTCGCCCGCACCGCCGAGGACTGCGCGCTGCTGCTGGCGCTAATGGCCGGTCCCGATCCCGAGGATTCGACCGCGAGCCATGAGCCGCTGTCCGACTATGTCGGCGCGACCAAGGGTTCGCTGAAAGGCCTCAAGATCGGCGTGCCCGCGTCGTTCTACGTCGACGATCTCGACAGCGAGGTCGCGCGCGTGCTGGACGAGACCATCGCGGTGCTCAAGCGCGAGGGCGCCGACATCGTCAAGGTCGAGCTGCCGGACCAGCGGCAATTGTCTTCGGCGAGCCAGCTCGTGCTCGCGGCGGAAGCCGCCGCCTTTCACAAGCGCTGGATGATCGAGCGTCCGCAGGATTATGGACCGCAGGTCTTGATGCGGCTGCAGAACGGTCTCGCCGTTCCCGCCATCACCTATCTCGAAGCGATGCGCTGGCGCGGTCCCGCGCTTGCCGCCCACAACGCCGCGACCGCTGGTGTCGACGCGATCATCGCGCCGGCCTCGCCGGTGCCGGCGCCGACCATCGAGGAGAGCGATGTCGGCGGCGGCCCGAATGCGCCGGCCATGGTGCAGCGGCTGACGCTGTTCACCCGCCCGGTGAATTTCCTCGGCCTGCCGTCGCTGACCGTACCGTCCGGCTTCACCAAAAGCGGGCTGCCTGTTGGCATGCAGTTGATCGGCCGCTCCTTCGATGAAGCGACCCTGCTCACCATCGGCGCGGCGTTCCAGCGCGTCACCGACTATCACGATCGGGTACCCAAACTGCCGTCATGA
- a CDS encoding ABC transporter permease, translated as MSELPLSATADAALQAAPATKARGYWATVGRRIVRDKVSMACALVLLLIFLSAILAPWLGLEDPYKGSMIRRLRHIGTVGYPLGTDELGRDMLARLIYGGRLSLVIGILPVILAFCIGTSLGIIAGYVGGKLNTAIMRTVDVFYAFPSVLLAIAISGALGAGILNSIVALTIVFVPQITRVAESVTTGVRNMDFVEAARASGAGAFTIMRVHILGNVLGAIFVYATSLISVSMILAAGLSFLGLGTKPPEPEWGLMLNTLRTAIYVNPWVAALPGAMIFAVSICFNLLSDGLRSAMDIRN; from the coding sequence ATGAGCGAGCTTCCGTTGTCCGCCACTGCCGACGCCGCGCTGCAGGCCGCGCCCGCCACCAAGGCGCGCGGCTATTGGGCCACCGTCGGCCGCCGCATCGTGCGCGACAAGGTCAGCATGGCCTGCGCGCTGGTGCTGCTGCTGATCTTCCTGTCCGCGATCCTGGCGCCATGGCTCGGCCTGGAAGACCCCTACAAGGGCTCGATGATCCGCCGCCTTCGGCATATCGGCACGGTCGGCTACCCGCTCGGCACCGACGAGCTCGGCCGCGACATGCTGGCACGGCTGATCTATGGCGGGCGGCTGTCGCTGGTCATCGGCATCCTGCCCGTGATCCTTGCCTTCTGCATCGGCACCTCGCTTGGCATCATTGCCGGCTATGTCGGCGGCAAGCTCAACACCGCGATCATGCGCACCGTGGACGTGTTCTACGCTTTCCCGTCGGTGCTGCTCGCCATCGCCATCTCCGGCGCGCTCGGCGCCGGCATCCTCAACTCCATCGTGGCATTGACCATCGTGTTCGTGCCGCAGATCACCCGCGTTGCCGAGAGTGTCACCACCGGCGTGCGCAACATGGATTTCGTCGAGGCCGCGCGCGCCTCCGGTGCCGGGGCCTTCACGATCATGCGCGTGCACATCCTCGGCAACGTGCTGGGCGCGATCTTCGTCTATGCCACCAGCCTGATCTCGGTCTCGATGATCCTGGCCGCCGGCCTCTCCTTCCTTGGCCTCGGCACCAAGCCGCCGGAGCCGGAATGGGGGCTGATGCTGAATACGCTGCGCACCGCGATCTACGTCAATCCCTGGGTCGCCGCGCTTCCCGGCGCGATGATCTTCGCGGTCTCGATCTGCTTCAACCTTCTCTCGGACGGCCTGCGCAGCGCCATGGACATCAGGAACTAG
- a CDS encoding ABC transporter ATP-binding protein encodes MSETNASVAMLEPIEDLGGVAQPLLQVNGLTKHFPVRGGLFAAKRTVRAVDNVSFSVAKGETVGIVGESGCGKSTTARLLMHLMPRDTGDIIYDGMTVGQALSLRELRRGMQMVFQDSYASLNPRLTIEESIAFGPKVHGMADGTARALARELLGKVGLRPENFANRYPHEISGGQRQRVNIARALALSPRLVILDEAVSALDKSVEAQVLNLLADLKREFGLTYLFISHDLNVVRYISDRVLVMYLGEVVELGPVDQVWDQPAHPYTRALLAAMPSSDPDRRTEKPPITGDPPNPIDPPSGCRFHTRCAFAEPLCANAAPKLTAVDTMGHEAACYMAIPGSGHSRAPAGEIA; translated from the coding sequence ATGAGCGAAACCAACGCTTCCGTCGCCATGCTTGAGCCGATCGAAGATCTTGGCGGCGTCGCGCAGCCGCTGCTCCAGGTCAACGGCCTGACCAAGCATTTCCCCGTCCGCGGCGGGTTGTTCGCCGCGAAACGCACCGTGCGCGCCGTGGACAACGTCTCCTTCTCTGTCGCCAAGGGCGAGACCGTCGGCATCGTCGGTGAATCCGGCTGCGGCAAGTCCACCACCGCGCGCCTCCTGATGCATCTGATGCCGCGCGATACCGGCGACATCATCTATGACGGCATGACCGTCGGTCAGGCGCTGTCGCTGCGCGAGCTGCGCCGCGGCATGCAGATGGTGTTCCAGGACTCTTATGCCTCGCTCAATCCGCGCCTCACCATCGAGGAATCCATCGCCTTTGGCCCGAAAGTCCACGGCATGGCCGATGGCACGGCGCGGGCGCTGGCGCGCGAGCTGCTCGGCAAGGTCGGCCTGCGCCCGGAAAACTTCGCCAACCGCTATCCGCACGAGATTTCCGGCGGCCAGCGCCAGCGCGTCAATATCGCGCGGGCGCTGGCGCTGTCGCCGCGGTTGGTGATTTTGGACGAAGCCGTCTCCGCGCTCGACAAATCCGTCGAGGCGCAGGTGCTCAATCTCTTGGCCGATCTCAAGCGCGAATTCGGCCTGACCTATCTTTTCATCAGCCACGATCTCAACGTCGTGCGCTACATCAGCGATCGTGTGCTGGTGATGTATCTCGGCGAGGTCGTCGAGCTCGGCCCGGTCGACCAGGTCTGGGACCAGCCGGCGCATCCCTATACGCGCGCGCTGCTGGCGGCGATGCCGTCCTCCGATCCTGACAGGCGTACCGAAAAGCCGCCGATCACCGGCGATCCGCCCAATCCGATCGATCCGCCGTCGGGCTGCCGCTTCCACACGCGCTGCGCATTTGCGGAGCCGCTCTGCGCAAATGCAGCGCCAAAGCTCACCGCGGTCGATACAATGGGCCACGAGGCCGCGTGCTACATGGCCATTCCGGGGTCAGGCCATAGCCGCGCGCCCGCAGGGGAAATCGCATGA
- a CDS encoding ABC transporter permease, producing the protein MLAYTARRIVYVVPIVISVALVCFLLVHITPGDPLVAVLPADASQELAAQLRAAYGFDRPLPVQFGLWLLRALHGDLGNSIATGRPVLAEVMRAVGNTVTLAIAAAIIGFTMGILLGLIAGYFRETWIDKVATSFAIAGVSVPHYWLGMVLVIIFSVQLNWLPAVGAGPNGSNSWAWDWAHLKYLVLPAITTSVIPMGIVTRTVRALTGDILSQDFVEALRAKGLHETGVFRHVIKNAAPTALAVMGLQLGYMLGGSILIETVFSWPGSGFLLNSAIFQRDLPLLQGTILILALFFVFLNLLVDIAQAAIDPRIKRG; encoded by the coding sequence GTGCTCGCCTATACCGCCAGACGCATCGTCTATGTCGTCCCGATCGTCATCAGCGTCGCGCTGGTGTGCTTTCTGCTCGTGCACATCACGCCGGGCGATCCGCTCGTCGCCGTGCTGCCGGCCGACGCTTCGCAGGAGCTCGCGGCGCAGCTGCGCGCCGCCTACGGCTTCGACCGGCCGCTGCCGGTGCAGTTCGGGCTTTGGCTGCTCCGTGCCCTTCATGGCGATCTCGGCAATTCCATCGCGACGGGGCGCCCCGTGCTCGCCGAGGTCATGCGCGCGGTCGGCAACACCGTCACGCTCGCGATTGCCGCCGCCATCATCGGCTTCACCATGGGCATCCTGCTCGGCCTGATCGCGGGCTATTTCCGCGAGACCTGGATCGACAAGGTCGCGACCTCCTTTGCCATCGCCGGCGTCTCGGTGCCGCATTACTGGCTCGGCATGGTGCTGGTCATTATCTTCTCGGTGCAGCTGAACTGGCTGCCCGCGGTCGGCGCCGGGCCCAACGGCTCCAACTCCTGGGCGTGGGACTGGGCGCACCTGAAATATCTCGTGCTGCCGGCGATCACCACGTCGGTGATTCCGATGGGCATCGTCACCCGCACCGTGCGCGCGCTCACCGGCGACATCCTCAGCCAGGACTTCGTCGAGGCCCTGCGCGCAAAAGGCCTGCACGAAACCGGCGTGTTCCGTCACGTCATCAAGAACGCCGCGCCCACCGCGCTCGCGGTGATGGGGCTTCAGCTCGGCTACATGCTCGGCGGCTCGATCCTGATCGAAACCGTGTTCTCCTGGCCGGGCTCGGGCTTCCTGCTCAACTCGGCGATCTTCCAGCGCGACCTGCCGCTGCTGCAGGGCACGATCCTGATCCTCGCGCTGTTCTTCGTCTTCCTCAATCTGCTGGTCGATATCGCGCAAGCCGCGATCGATCCGCGCATCAAGCGGGGCTAG
- a CDS encoding GlsB/YeaQ/YmgE family stress response membrane protein, whose product MYISNEGLLVILFVGLVAGWLAGKVVRGAGFGIIGDIVIGIAGAFVASFLFPKLGIRIGTGLVSEIVYSAIGAVILLLVVRLVRGGGRF is encoded by the coding sequence ATGTACATTTCCAATGAAGGCCTGCTCGTCATTCTGTTCGTCGGCCTGGTCGCCGGCTGGCTGGCCGGCAAGGTGGTGCGGGGCGCCGGTTTCGGCATCATCGGCGACATCGTGATCGGCATCGCCGGCGCGTTTGTGGCCAGCTTCCTGTTCCCGAAGCTCGGCATTCGTATCGGCACTGGGCTCGTGTCAGAAATCGTCTATTCCGCTATCGGCGCGGTCATCCTGCTGCTCGTGGTGCGGCTGGTCCGCGGCGGCGGCCGGTTCTAG
- a CDS encoding ABC transporter substrate-binding protein translates to MRIRLTTCFAVLALAISAISARAETVVRYGISMADIPLTTGQPDRGAGAYQFTAYTIYDPLVAWEMDVADRPGKLVPGLATEWKVDDADKTKWRFTLRKGVKFHDGSEFNADAVIWNLDKVLNDKAPQFDKRQSAQVKTRLPSVASYAKIDDSTVEITTKTVDSFFPYQMLWFLVSSPAQYEKLGKDWDKFASEPSGTGPFKLTKLVPRELAELTKNPDYWNKKRIPKVDKLVLVPMPEALTRTNALLAGQVDLIETPAPDAVPQLKAAGMKLVDNVTPHVWNYHLSVLPGSPWTDIRLRKALNLAIDREAVVGLMNGLAKPAKGQVDPSSPWFGKPTFELKYDLAAAKKLVEEAGYSKAKPLKTTFIIAQGGTGQMLSLPMNEFLQQSFKEIGIDIDFKVVELETLYTHWRKGAADEMNAGITANNIAYVTSDPLYAIVRFFHSGQIAPVGVNWGGYKNPKVDALIDEAKQTFDSAKQDELLAQAHALIVDDAALVWVVHDTNPHALSPKIKQFVQAQHWFQDLTTIGVE, encoded by the coding sequence ATGCGTATCCGACTAACGACCTGTTTCGCCGTGCTTGCGCTGGCGATTTCCGCGATCTCGGCGCGCGCCGAAACGGTGGTGCGCTACGGCATCTCGATGGCGGACATTCCGCTGACGACCGGCCAGCCCGATCGCGGCGCCGGCGCCTATCAGTTCACGGCCTACACGATCTACGATCCGCTCGTCGCCTGGGAGATGGACGTCGCCGATCGTCCCGGCAAGCTGGTGCCGGGCCTCGCGACCGAATGGAAGGTGGACGATGCCGACAAGACCAAATGGCGCTTCACGCTGCGCAAGGGTGTGAAGTTTCACGACGGCAGCGAGTTCAACGCCGATGCCGTGATCTGGAATCTCGACAAGGTGCTCAACGACAAGGCGCCGCAATTCGACAAGCGGCAGAGCGCGCAGGTGAAGACCCGCCTGCCATCCGTCGCAAGCTACGCCAAGATCGACGATTCCACGGTGGAGATCACCACCAAGACGGTTGATTCCTTCTTTCCCTATCAGATGCTGTGGTTCCTGGTCTCGAGCCCGGCGCAGTACGAGAAGCTCGGCAAGGACTGGGACAAGTTCGCCAGCGAGCCCTCCGGCACCGGCCCGTTCAAGCTGACCAAGCTGGTGCCGCGCGAGCTTGCGGAGCTGACCAAGAATCCGGACTACTGGAACAAGAAGCGCATCCCCAAGGTCGACAAGCTGGTGCTGGTGCCGATGCCCGAAGCGCTGACGCGCACCAACGCGTTGCTCGCCGGGCAAGTCGACCTGATCGAGACGCCGGCGCCGGACGCCGTGCCGCAGTTGAAGGCGGCCGGCATGAAGCTCGTCGACAACGTCACGCCGCATGTCTGGAATTATCATCTGAGCGTGCTGCCGGGCTCGCCCTGGACCGACATCCGCTTGCGCAAGGCGCTGAACCTTGCGATCGATCGTGAGGCCGTGGTCGGCCTGATGAACGGCCTGGCAAAACCCGCCAAGGGCCAGGTCGATCCGTCGAGCCCGTGGTTCGGCAAGCCGACCTTCGAGCTGAAATACGACCTTGCGGCGGCGAAGAAGCTGGTCGAGGAAGCCGGCTACTCCAAGGCCAAGCCGCTCAAGACCACCTTCATCATCGCGCAGGGCGGCACCGGCCAGATGCTGTCGCTGCCGATGAACGAGTTCTTGCAGCAGAGCTTCAAGGAGATCGGCATCGACATCGACTTCAAGGTCGTCGAGCTCGAGACGCTCTACACGCATTGGCGCAAGGGCGCGGCCGACGAGATGAACGCCGGCATCACCGCCAACAACATCGCCTATGTCACCTCCGACCCGCTCTACGCCATCGTCCGCTTCTTCCATTCCGGCCAGATCGCGCCGGTCGGCGTCAACTGGGGCGGCTACAAGAACCCGAAGGTCGACGCGCTGATCGACGAGGCCAAGCAGACCTTCGACAGCGCCAAGCAGGATGAGTTGCTCGCCCAGGCGCACGCGCTGATCGTCGATGACGCCGCGCTGGTCTGGGTCGTCCACGACACCAACCCGCATGCGCTGTCGCCTAAGATCAAGCAGTTCGTGCAGGCGCAGCACTGGTTCCAGGACCTGACGACGATCGGGGTGGAGTGA
- a CDS encoding ABC transporter ATP-binding protein: protein MTKLVEISGLNIRFTGERTVYAVNDLSLSLGDGEVLGLLGESGSGKSVTLRALMRLLPKKRTQITGKVNVMGRDVLAMNDEELSSFRGQTVSMIFQEPALALDPVYTIGAQIAESVVRHEGKSYAEGRARALEMLEVVRIPSAKRRLDAYPHEMSGGMRQRAMIALALACRPKILLADEPTTALDATVQIQILLLLRELQREFGMSVIFVTHDIGVAIEICDRVAVMYAGQIVEQGTLRDIVRTPVHPYAKGLLASTIHGAKRGQRLETIPGTPPSLAEKPHNCSFAPRCAAAQPRCLEQLPANVEVGPGRAARCVLAEPVTAS from the coding sequence ATGACAAAGCTCGTCGAGATCTCAGGCCTCAACATCCGCTTCACCGGCGAGCGCACGGTCTATGCCGTGAACGATCTCAGCCTCTCGCTGGGAGACGGCGAGGTGCTGGGCCTGCTCGGCGAATCCGGTTCCGGCAAGAGCGTGACCCTGCGTGCGCTGATGCGGCTGCTGCCGAAGAAGCGCACGCAGATCACGGGCAAGGTCAACGTGATGGGCCGCGACGTGCTCGCGATGAACGACGAGGAGCTCTCGTCGTTCCGCGGCCAGACCGTCTCGATGATCTTTCAGGAGCCGGCGCTCGCGCTCGATCCGGTCTACACCATCGGCGCGCAGATCGCCGAAAGCGTGGTGCGCCACGAAGGCAAGTCTTATGCGGAAGGAAGGGCACGCGCGCTCGAAATGCTCGAGGTCGTGCGCATTCCTTCCGCAAAACGGCGGCTCGATGCCTATCCGCACGAAATGTCCGGCGGCATGCGTCAGCGCGCGATGATCGCGCTGGCGCTCGCCTGCCGGCCAAAGATCCTGCTCGCGGACGAGCCGACCACCGCGCTCGATGCCACCGTGCAGATCCAGATCCTGCTGCTGCTGCGCGAGCTGCAGCGCGAGTTCGGCATGTCCGTCATCTTCGTCACCCACGACATCGGCGTCGCCATCGAGATCTGCGACCGCGTCGCGGTGATGTATGCCGGCCAGATCGTGGAGCAGGGAACCTTGCGTGACATCGTCCGCACGCCGGTGCACCCCTATGCCAAGGGCCTGCTCGCCTCCACCATCCACGGCGCCAAGCGGGGGCAGCGCCTCGAAACCATCCCGGGCACCCCGCCGTCGCTGGCCGAAAAGCCCCACAATTGCTCCTTCGCCCCCCGCTGCGCCGCCGCCCAGCCGCGCTGCCTGGAGCAACTGCCTGCGAATGTGGAGGTGGGACCAGGCCGGGCGGCAAGGTGCGTGCTGGCGGAGCCGGTGACGGCGTCGTAG
- a CDS encoding ABC transporter substrate-binding protein, which translates to MLIKNNKTRAALIALLALGSAAAWPRVASAETVLRIGMTAADIPRTLGQPDQGFEGNRFTGLTMYDALTGWDLSSADKPSVVIPGLATEWKVDDADKTKWTFKLRPGVTFHDGSPFNADAVVWNVEKVLKQDAPQFDASQVGVTASRMPTLASAKKIDDMTVELTTKEPDSFLPINLTNLFMASPAKWQHFYDKAEGADAKAKSQAAWTAFAKDAAGTGPWKMASFTPRERLELVKNASYWDKARVPKVDKMVLLPMPEANARTAALLSGQVDWVEAPAPDALPELKQRGFKLYANEQPHVWPWQFSRIEGSPWNDIRVRKAANLCVDREGLKDGLLAGLMVPATGTFEPGHPWRGKPAFEIKYDKAAAQKLMQEAGFGPNKKLEVKIQTSASGSGQMQPLPMNEYLQQALAECYFDVKLDVIEWNTLFTNWRRGAKDPSANGSNATNVTYAAMDPFFALVRFLQSGMAPPVSNNWGFINNPKFDELVKKARQTFDPAARDAALAELHAASVDDAAFLYVAHDVGPRAISPKVTGVVQPKSWFIDFSLVSMQ; encoded by the coding sequence ATGCTGATCAAGAACAACAAGACCCGCGCGGCGCTGATCGCGTTGCTGGCGCTCGGCAGTGCCGCCGCATGGCCGCGTGTGGCCAGCGCGGAAACGGTGCTGCGCATCGGCATGACCGCTGCCGATATTCCGCGCACGCTGGGCCAGCCCGATCAGGGCTTTGAAGGCAACCGCTTCACCGGCCTCACCATGTATGACGCGCTGACCGGCTGGGACCTGTCCTCCGCCGACAAGCCGAGCGTGGTGATCCCGGGCCTTGCGACCGAGTGGAAGGTCGACGATGCCGACAAGACCAAATGGACCTTCAAGTTGCGCCCCGGCGTCACCTTCCATGACGGCTCGCCGTTCAATGCGGACGCCGTGGTGTGGAACGTCGAGAAGGTGCTGAAGCAGGATGCGCCGCAATTCGACGCCAGCCAGGTCGGCGTCACGGCCTCGCGCATGCCGACGCTCGCCTCGGCGAAGAAGATCGACGACATGACGGTCGAGCTCACCACCAAGGAGCCCGACAGCTTCCTGCCGATCAACCTCACCAATTTGTTCATGGCGAGCCCGGCGAAGTGGCAGCATTTCTATGACAAGGCGGAAGGCGCCGACGCCAAGGCCAAGTCGCAGGCCGCCTGGACTGCCTTTGCGAAGGATGCCGCGGGCACCGGCCCGTGGAAGATGGCGAGCTTCACCCCGCGTGAGCGGCTCGAGCTGGTCAAGAATGCGAGCTATTGGGACAAGGCGCGCGTGCCCAAGGTCGACAAGATGGTGCTGTTGCCGATGCCGGAGGCGAACGCCCGCACCGCGGCGCTGCTCTCCGGGCAGGTCGATTGGGTCGAGGCGCCCGCGCCGGACGCGCTGCCCGAGCTCAAGCAGCGCGGCTTCAAGCTCTATGCGAACGAGCAGCCGCATGTCTGGCCGTGGCAGTTCTCGCGCATCGAAGGCTCGCCCTGGAACGATATCCGCGTGCGCAAGGCGGCCAACCTCTGCGTCGATCGCGAAGGCCTCAAGGACGGCCTGCTCGCCGGCCTGATGGTGCCTGCGACCGGCACCTTCGAGCCCGGCCATCCCTGGCGCGGCAAGCCGGCTTTCGAGATCAAGTATGACAAGGCGGCCGCGCAGAAGCTGATGCAGGAGGCCGGCTTCGGCCCGAACAAGAAGCTCGAGGTGAAGATCCAGACCTCGGCCTCCGGCTCGGGCCAGATGCAGCCGCTGCCGATGAACGAATATCTCCAGCAGGCGCTCGCCGAATGCTATTTCGACGTGAAGCTCGACGTCATCGAGTGGAACACGCTGTTCACCAACTGGCGCCGCGGCGCCAAGGATCCCTCGGCCAACGGCTCCAACGCGACCAACGTCACCTATGCGGCGATGGACCCGTTCTTCGCACTGGTGCGCTTCCTGCAATCGGGCATGGCGCCGCCGGTCTCGAACAATTGGGGTTTCATCAACAATCCCAAGTTCGACGAGCTGGTGAAGAAGGCGCGCCAGACCTTCGATCCCGCCGCGCGTGATGCCGCGCTCGCCGAGCTGCACGCGGCCTCCGTCGACGACGCCGCCTTCCTCTACGTCGCCCACGACGTCGGCCCCCGCGCCATCAGCCCGAAGGTCACAGGCGTCGTGCAGCCGAAGAGCTGGTTCATCGACTTCTCGCTGGTGTCGATGCAGTAG